In the genome of Capra hircus breed San Clemente chromosome 5, ASM170441v1, whole genome shotgun sequence, one region contains:
- the RASSF8 gene encoding ras association domain-containing protein 8 — MELKVWVDGVQRIVCGVTEVTTCQEVVIALAQAIGRTGRYTLIEKWRDTERHLAPHENPIISLNKWGQYASDVQLILRRTGPSLSERPTSDSVARIPERTLYRQSLPPLAKLRPQIDKTIKRREPKRKSLTFTGGAKGLMDIFGKGKETEFKQKVLNNCKTTADELKKLIRLQTEKLQSIEKELESNEIEIRFWEQKYNSNLEEEIVRLEQKIKRNDVEIEEEEFWENELQIEQENEKQLKDQLQEIRQKITECESKLKDYLAQIQTMESGLEAEKLQREVQEAQVNEEEVKGKIGKVRGEIDIQGQQSLRLENGIKAVERSLGQATKRLQDREQELEQLTKELRQVNLQQFIQQTGTKVTVLPAEPIGVEALHADTEREASFQSGSLKRPGSSRQLPSNLRILQNPISSGFNPEGIYV; from the exons ATGGAGCTCAAAGTATGGGTGGACGGAGTTCAGAGGATTGTTTGCGGGGTCACCGAGGTCACAACTTGCCAGGAGGTTGTCATAGCCTTAGCTCAAGCAATAG GTCGAACTGGAAGGTACACGCTTATAGAAAAATGGAGAGATACTGAAAGGCACTTAGCACCTCATGAAAATCCTATCATATCTTTAAACAAGTGGGGGCAGTATGCTAGTGATGTACAGCTGATCTTACGTCGCACAGGGCCATCTCTCAGTGAGCGACCCACGTCGGATAGTGTGGCTCGAATTCCTGAAAGAACTTTGTACAGGCAGAGTTTGCCCCCCTTAGCTAAACTGAGGCCTCAGATTGACAAAACAATCAAAAGGAGAGAACCTAAAAGGAAATCATTAACATTTACAGGAGGTGCCAAAGGATTAATGGACATTTTtggaaaaggtaaagaaactgaatttaagCAAAAGGTGCTGAATAACTGCAAAACAACAGCAGATGAATTGAAGAAGCTGATCCGTTTGCAGACCGAGAAGCTCCAATCCATTGAGAAAGAGCTAGAatcaaatgaaatagaaatacgATTTTGGGAGCAAAAATATAATTCTAACCTTGAAGAGGAGATTGTCCGCCTGGAGCAAAAGATCAAAAGAAATGAtgtagaaattgaagaggaagagtTTTGGGAAAATGAATTACAGATTgaacaggaaaatgaaaaacagcTGAAAGATCAACTTCaagaaataagacagaaaataacagaatgtgaAAGCAAGTTAAAGGACTATTTGGCTCAGATTCAGACTATGGAAAGTGGTCTTGAAGCAGAAAAATTGCAACgggaagtccaagaggcacaagtAAATGAAGAAGAGGTTAAAGGCAAGATCGGTAAGGTCAGAGGGGAAATTGACATTCAAGGCCAGCAGAGTCTAAGGCTGGAAAATGGTATTAAAGCTGTGGAAAGATCTCTTGGCCAAGCCACCAAACGATTACAG GACAGAGAACAAGAATTGGAGCAGTTGACCAAAGAGCTGCGGCAAGTCAACCTCCAGCAGTTTATCCAGCAGACAGGGACGAAAGTCACCGTCCTGCCAGCAGAGCCCATTGGAGTGGAGGCCTTGCATGCAGACACAGAAAGGG AGGCATCATTCCAGTCCGGGTCTCTGAAGCGGCCTGGCTCCTCTCGGCAGCTCCCCAGTAACCTGCGTATTCTACAGAATCCTATCTCATCTGGTTTTAATCCTGAAGGCATCTATGTATAA